TTAGAGGGAGGCGGTTGTGTCTTTCCTCCTATAGTATTTTctgtaaacatatttatatgtcAGGGGTGCGATGAGTTTAACCCAAACCTAAATTACCGAGTTTAATATATTTGCCTGCATTTATCATGTTTTGTACAGCAGATTATTTTATCGTGCAGATTGTTTTATGGTTACaattgtttcaaataaaaaaattgtattcttTCCTGGATGTTTCAAAAGCTTAAAGCTTactgtttaaatttttttgaaGGTAAATTCTTGCAAGAAGTGAACTGCAGTCCCATTAACACTCAGCCAGCCCAAAGTACGGCAAAGTGTTATGGGAACCGTCAACCAGCAACAACCAGGAAGACACAACAGAgactatgtataaaaagtgattctgatgCAGAGTTTAACAcgtagtcttatcaccatagcaaccaatagaatgtcCCGGCCCACTTTTTATACCGGTCCTAAGCAGCGCTCACATGGGCAGGCATACAATCAGAACACATAGACGCAAACTAACAtaaactcatgctaacaccacggACTAAAACATGCTGACACCAaataccaacacacacacttgtggaaacaccatacactaactcacACACGCAAtctaacaccaaatactgacacacacgcatgcactcacatgctaacaacatacacttacacactctactgtcatacagtaacacacacacactctaccacatacacttatacatacatacatacatacatacatacgcacacacTCTCCTCCCACATCAGTGCAGCTTGCCAGCGCTCCCTCTCACTTCACACAGAGCCCTGTTTTCACTGGAATGTTCCTCGATGTATGACATCACTATATGACATCACCCAACAATGCAAATTATATAGGCTATTGATAACTGTTAGTATAATCATGGTCTTTTTAGGCCAGATCCATGGATGACGTTGCAGAGCACATGTAAGTAATCTGCATCGTGCGTGGCCCCTGCAAAACCgaacagaagaaaatattatttataaataaaaaatccagtGATCATTTGTtttgacaaataaaataaaaaaacaaaataagggaATGGTTTGCATCACCCACGCCATGGATAATTGCATTTGGGaacttgttaaaaaaattacattggggttattattgttattgtacaaaatatttaaaattaatggCAAGGGAAGAAATCCCAGGGCAGATCTTTACACGTAGGCTGAGAATTTATAACAGCGCTGCCCTCAAAGAGTGGATGGAGTGCCATGTGCACGAGGACGACATCATCATCCGCGTCAAAAGCAACATAAGTTATTATAGGTAAGTCAACTATTTTGCCAATTTCCATATGTATAGCTTAGGGGGAtatgacagaaacatttaaataaatagaggCCATAAAAAATGGTAGATCggttgaacagcctcccagcagaagtggtagagggtaatacagcgagggtattaaacatgcatgggatagacatacggctcctgaatctaagacgagaccaacggctgattaagatttgcgtctttacagcaggagaaacgggcgactagacgggggccgaatgggggccgatctgcaggcAGCTTTTATGATTCATaagtgtataagtgtataacacaccaaaaaatttaccttttttacaTTAAGAAAATCATCTTCGCCCTGtcctgttttatatatttatataaatatataaatatatacattttttattctaaatttCCAGTTATCGTGCtaacaaattatgttttttttcttttttttttgccagtacAGAAActattggttaattctgaaaaCCACTGTTTTAGTAGCGTTCCTTGACTTAGGTACAAGCACCCCCTTACTGGAGAGTTGTAATTCCACAATTTCTTGAGTTGCTTATTACCAAAATATACTTATTAACGTTATAGTTTATCAGCAATGAGATAAATCACCTTTTATAATGTGAAAttatgtactatatacatatttttatactgtttttaatttaaatatcacagaaaaatatttttcatattttccctATTAAACCTAGCATTATTAGTTGTTTTCATAAAATTTttgttatgaaaaaaataaatataagaaaatacatTGGCATTTTCCCTAATAAATCTAGTATTaatgcttatttattttttattttatgaaaaaaataaaatactttgccTTTTCCCTAGTTAATCTAgaatgaatgtatatttttacagtgaatttttatataatgaaaaaaatatacgaAAATACTTTGCCTTCTTTCCTAATAAATCTTGCACTattgtttattaatatattaaacaatattttttcaataaaaggATTATTATGTTTACaagttaattatttaattaaaacagtatataattattgttttggtAATTTCTCATGTAATTTAGCTCTGATTTAATGTATCAATCACTCAAAATAACAACAGAAAAcgactttattatttaaataaaataataatggcgTTTTTATGATAGATTTGCTCCTGGTGTTATAATGAACCTCAGAGAGATGTATTAGCCCATGGAGAATATATCACAATTCTGGCCAATTCAGGTTATTATTTTTAGGATGGGTTAGTGAAAATTATTATTCACTTAGGTTGGAATTTACTTATTAAGGTAAATAGATCAGTATTAGAATATCATTTTTGCGCACACAGTCCCTGGCTTCAGAAAAGTTACATACAAAAAAGGTCTAGATTTTGAAATGGGGTTCCTATACCTaaaaactgcttttttaatcccaaTAATATTCTCATCTATATCAAGAAGGTCATACTTAATGCTTGCCGGCTGAAATCCTATAGGTTTGGGATCTCTGTTTGGGATCATGTTATCAAATAAAGAATGTTTTTGACTCCTGAGAACTTGTGCGCTGGCATCCAACATCCCTGTTAGTAAGCCGCTAACATTAATTCATAAATCGCTGACATTTTGGGCTGTATTCACTTTTAGACTTTGCCAAACATCGTGGAGAATAAACTCCAAGTGATGATCTTGAGCAGATTATACGCTCTCAGCCTTTGATGCAGGAGACTCTCACCCATGATGGTCCTTGGACTTGAAGAAGCAGAAATGTGGACCTCACCTGCAAACATGTAGACTAATACGTAccataccttccaagtgtccctcttttggACCCTAATCCCTGTGTTCCTCTGGATATGCCTGATTTGTAGATGTTTGGTAGCCAAGATTCTATCGTAGTGTTTTAATAGCCTTTCTTGGACATTTGACGTATCGggatcctttatttatttaacatgagaGATATTTATTGGGGATTTTGTTTTCCAGAGCAAAAGACATGAAGGCGATGAACTCGACAGAAGAAGGGGCCGTGTTGGAGTTTACTCTGCTTGGCCTTGCAAGCTTTTCCAAGACGGGTATCGTGTTATTCCTCCTCTTGCTTGGCATCTATATATTGATCCTAACGGGAAACCTTCTCATCATCGTCACCGTCCACCTGGAGCCGCGTCTCCAGTCCGCCATGTATTACTTTCTGAGCAGGTTGTCCTTTGTGGACCTGTGCTACGCCACGGTGACCGTCCCCAAAATCCTAACAGACTTCCTCTCCGAAAGCGACACGATATCCACCGACGCCTGCATCGCCCAGCTGTTCTTCCTGCACTTCTTTGCGGGCACGGAGAGCATTCTCCTCACCGTCATGGCGTACGATCGCTACGTTGCCATATGCCACCCGTTACGTTACGTTAGTATTATGAGCAAAAACACGTGTTACCTGCTTGAGTCCGTTTGCTGGACTGCGAGTTTTCTGCATTCCATCATCCAGGTGGCCATGGTTTGCCAACTGACCTTCTGTGGTCCCAATAAGATTGACCATTACTTCTGTGACATCCACCCCTTGTCCGCGCTGGCCTGCTCCGACATCTTCATCATCGAAGTTGTGTTTGTTGCAAACAGCGGAATGATCTCCTTGATCTGCTTTGTTGTGCTTTTGGCCTCATACAGCGGAATCATCTCCACCATTCTAAACACGGCTTCCGAAGAGGGTCTCGGGAAAGCCTTTTCTACCTGCGCCTCCCACCTCACGGTGGTGACCTTATTTTTTGGACCATGTGTTTTTATCTACTTGAGACCCTCCGTATCGTACAGAGCCGATAAAACGGTATCGATATTTTACACGGTCCTAACCCCGCTGCTGAATCCCATTATTTACACTCTAAGAAACCAAGAGGtaaaaaacgcaataaaatccctatttgggaaaaaacattttggatgaAAGCAATGAAATATTTTCAGTCTTGCGGCCGTCTCGAGTTTTAAGTACCGTATGTTTTTTACCGGAGgtgaaataaagcaaaaatgtttccaaaataactttgtgtgttttataaattataaaatgactTTATTGGTGGATACAGTGGGTTTTGTGGGTTTTCGTTTACTGAGAAATCATCAAACTCAGGACTAATTCGTAATtttaaaaagcaacaaaaaatgaggactctaaaataaaaaaactgccaATTTCTAGAGGTTGATGAGCACAAGTCGGGCTCTCCTCGCCAAGACCGCGCATGAACCAAGCTCAACTACCTACGAAGACCTACAGAGGCGCAGGATATTTAACTCTGTGAAGTTGCTGTTAattactttaaataataattattaacagTTGCTCCTAGCAACCTCAGTTTCAAAGAAACACCACTTTAACAGTATTAGGGATTACATGCCATAtgatggactacaactcccacaatccTCTGTGCGACTCGGCAGAAGGTCTTGGGAAATGTAGTTTAGATTCTAGTTTTGCAATCCAATCAAATCCAACAGCTCAGCAGCCAATGAGCAAGAATCCAGTTCTGCACATGCGCTGCAGTGCGTCCTTGTCACAGGGATTTAGCGCGCATGTCCTCGTGAGTCTGATTGGATGCGCGTCACGAGGTAACTGCGCCAAGCGCGTATTCCCGAATGGCAATAGCGGGTTCCGCGTCCCCGAGATTGTAcggtttttaataatttaatatatcatttatagCCCTGCAAACCAttattatacacattatttaataataatattattattaataagaaGAATTCTTAATTCTAACCCATCAGACGAGCCTCTAATGTCTGGAAGAACAGGAGAACGCGCAGAATGC
This window of the Spea bombifrons isolate aSpeBom1 chromosome 12, aSpeBom1.2.pri, whole genome shotgun sequence genome carries:
- the LOC128470502 gene encoding olfactory receptor 4Q3-like is translated as MECHVHEDDIIIRVKSNISYYRAKDMKAMNSTEEGAVLEFTLLGLASFSKTGIVLFLLLLGIYILILTGNLLIIVTVHLEPRLQSAMYYFLSRLSFVDLCYATVTVPKILTDFLSESDTISTDACIAQLFFLHFFAGTESILLTVMAYDRYVAICHPLRYVSIMSKNTCYLLESVCWTASFLHSIIQVAMVCQLTFCGPNKIDHYFCDIHPLSALACSDIFIIEVVFVANSGMISLICFVVLLASYSGIISTILNTASEEGLGKAFSTCASHLTVVTLFFGPCVFIYLRPSVSYRADKTGFSAHVLVSLIGCASRGNCAKRVFPNGNSGFRVPEIVSPGN